A stretch of the Blastocatellia bacterium genome encodes the following:
- the speD gene encoding adenosylmethionine decarboxylase, whose product MTGLSIQVLADFYECDPNVLDNEDLIRESMLEAAQKCGATIILHNFHKFSPQGVSGMIIIAESHFAIHTWPEHSYAAVDLFTCGQSIKPEPGLNYLAQVLKSKHQTTNVISRGYQFDKTKQS is encoded by the coding sequence ATGACTGGGCTTAGTATACAAGTGCTTGCAGACTTTTACGAATGTGATCCTAATGTGCTTGACAATGAGGATCTTATCAGAGAGTCAATGCTTGAAGCTGCTCAAAAATGTGGAGCAACAATTATTCTTCATAACTTCCATAAATTTAGCCCTCAAGGTGTTAGTGGGATGATTATTATTGCAGAATCACATTTTGCTATTCATACATGGCCAGAACATTCTTATGCTGCTGTTGATTTATTTACCTGCGGTCAGAGCATCAAACCCGAACCCGGTCTAAATTATTTAGCACAAGTATTAAAAAGTAAACATCAAACAACTAATGTTATTAGTCGTGGATATCAATTTGATAAAACTAAACAATCATAA
- a CDS encoding ParA family protein, with product MPPIIIAIANQKGGVGKSTTSVNLAGELSLRGYSTLLIDSDPQKNATSYLMATDQITKHLATFLLYEVAPEKRGSARQMLKQKPVIYPLEDCIFETGIENLDMIPSHISVAKFEQAKADKVTLLRSGLAEMESRSIFYDFIIIDTPPSLGPLLTLDLTTATHVITPLAAEYMSLEGVSDFTETFANIRNGLNNKLEMLGVVTTRFDNRKNVSAEADASIRREFGELCFESIVFENTRLIEAFAYKSILSQYKPRALNAHNYADFSEEVLKRLSLPTRKLEVIGSKGKK from the coding sequence ATGCCACCTATTATTATTGCAATAGCTAATCAAAAGGGAGGTGTTGGTAAAAGCACCACCAGTGTAAATTTAGCAGGTGAATTGTCACTGCGTGGATATAGCACACTACTTATAGATTCTGATCCACAAAAAAATGCTACCTCTTATCTAATGGCTACAGATCAAATTACCAAACATTTAGCTACTTTTTTACTTTATGAAGTAGCTCCTGAAAAACGTGGCTCTGCTCGCCAAATGCTAAAACAAAAACCCGTAATCTACCCTTTAGAAGATTGTATCTTTGAAACAGGTATCGAAAACTTAGATATGATCCCATCCCATATTTCTGTAGCTAAATTTGAGCAAGCCAAAGCTGATAAAGTAACGCTACTTAGATCAGGGCTTGCAGAAATGGAATCTCGTAGTATCTTTTATGACTTTATTATAATTGACACTCCTCCAAGTCTTGGGCCACTGCTAACGCTAGATTTAACTACAGCAACACATGTTATTACCCCTTTAGCTGCTGAATATATGAGCTTAGAAGGTGTTTCAGACTTTACAGAAACCTTTGCTAACATTAGAAATGGATTAAATAATAAGTTAGAAATGCTTGGTGTAGTTACTACACGTTTTGATAACCGCAAAAATGTTAGTGCCGAAGCAGATGCTAGCATTAGACGTGAATTTGGCGAACTTTGCTTTGAATCTATTGTTTTTGAAAATACTCGCTTAATAGAAGCTTTTGCCTATAAATCAATTCTATCTCAATATAAACCTAGAGCCTTAAATGCTCATAATTATGCAGATTTTTCCGAAGAAGTATTAAAACGCCTTTCTTTACCTACTCGTAAACTAGAAGTCATAGGGTCAAAAGGTAAAAAATAG
- a CDS encoding oxidoreductase has translation MSKPKLAVWKFSSCDGCQLSLLDCEDELLTVASKIEIANFPEASREVIDGPYDLSLVEGSITTPHDLERIKEVRKISKYLITIGACATAGGIQALKNFKSVKDFISIVYATPDYISTLDKSTAIADHVKVDFELHGCPINKEQLLEVISAFLKGRKPNVFAHSVCLECKLAGNVCVMVSHGTACLGPVTHAGCGALCPSYTRGCFGCYGAKENTNTNSLSNKLYQLGVKNQDIMKLFRSYNAYTPDFLKESTRHEQ, from the coding sequence ATGTCTAAGCCAAAACTAGCTGTGTGGAAATTTTCTTCTTGTGATGGTTGCCAACTAAGCTTGTTGGATTGTGAAGACGAGCTTTTAACGGTAGCAAGCAAAATAGAAATTGCTAATTTTCCTGAAGCTTCACGCGAAGTTATAGACGGGCCTTATGACCTTTCATTAGTTGAAGGCTCAATCACCACACCACACGACTTAGAACGAATTAAAGAAGTCAGAAAAATCTCTAAATATTTAATCACCATTGGAGCTTGTGCAACAGCAGGTGGGATTCAAGCATTAAAAAATTTTAAGTCTGTAAAAGATTTTATTTCAATTGTTTATGCTACACCTGACTATATTTCTACATTAGATAAATCTACGGCTATTGCTGACCATGTAAAAGTAGATTTTGAGTTGCATGGCTGTCCAATAAACAAAGAGCAGCTTTTAGAAGTAATTAGCGCGTTTCTAAAGGGACGTAAGCCTAATGTTTTTGCTCATAGCGTTTGTTTAGAATGCAAATTAGCAGGAAACGTATGTGTGATGGTTAGTCACGGGACAGCCTGCCTTGGGCCGGTAACGCACGCTGGTTGCGGGGCTTTATGCCCGTCTTACACTCGCGGCTGTTTTGGTTGTTATGGTGCTAAAGAAAACACTAACACTAATTCCTTAAGCAATAAGCTTTATCAATTAGGAGTAAAAAACCAAGATATTATGAAGCTATTTCGTAGTTACAATGCCTATACTCCTGATTTTCTAAAGGAGAGTACCCGCCATGAACAATAA
- a CDS encoding phosphoribosylanthranilate isomerase: MKPTLSPRIKICCISSVQEAHLAINYGASALGLVSEMPSGPGVISEDLIQEIAKEVPPPIATFLLTSKQDIREIVDQQRRCATNTIQICDWLVTGSYEQLRSSLPGISLVQVIHVQDENSLSQALNVAPYVDAVLLDSGNQALAVKELGGTGRTHNWEISRQIREQLSIPIFLAGGLNPDNITEAIETVAPFGLDICSGVRTNGQLDEAKLASFFTKVQKQN; encoded by the coding sequence ATGAAACCAACTCTATCACCTAGAATTAAAATTTGTTGTATTAGCAGCGTCCAGGAGGCTCACCTAGCCATCAATTATGGAGCGTCTGCCCTTGGACTAGTTTCTGAAATGCCTAGCGGCCCAGGCGTAATTTCTGAAGATTTAATTCAGGAAATAGCAAAAGAAGTCCCTCCACCAATAGCAACATTTCTCTTAACCAGCAAACAAGACATTAGAGAAATAGTTGATCAACAACGCCGCTGCGCCACTAACACAATACAAATCTGTGATTGGCTTGTAACAGGTAGCTATGAGCAACTACGCTCATCACTTCCAGGTATTTCCTTAGTGCAGGTTATTCATGTCCAAGATGAAAATTCCCTATCTCAAGCCTTAAATGTTGCTCCTTATGTTGATGCAGTTTTGCTTGATTCAGGCAACCAAGCTTTAGCTGTAAAAGAATTAGGTGGCACGGGCCGCACTCATAATTGGGAAATTAGCCGCCAAATCCGCGAGCAACTTTCAATCCCAATATTTTTAGCTGGGGGCTTAAATCCAGATAATATTACTGAAGCTATAGAAACCGTAGCACCTTTTGGACTAGATATTTGTAGCGGTGTACGCACTAACGGACAACTTGATGAGGCAAAACTAGCTAGCTTTTTTACCAAAGTGCAAAAGCAAAACTAA
- a CDS encoding homoserine dehydrogenase, with translation MINNNLENNIGIVKFSLIGFGNAARRLAELLIEKEQEIAQKYQTRFICTAIATAKHGIIISDKEINLTLALAKVKSNQSLTTLDGVIPLSDSFQAISKSSADIMIETSILSLENGEPALSHVKQALLARQDVVTANKGPLAFAASELLKLAKAQDRHLYYESTMMDGTPVFNLVRHTLPLTKIHRIKGIVNSTTNFILSEMEEGRDFASALTKAQNVGIAEADASLDVDGWDAAVKACVLANCLMNGELKPKDVNRLGIANISMDEISIAQKAGKKIRLIMDIINNNGKISASVLPTEIDKSDVFYTIDAFSNVLTLETDLMGTLTIIEKDPTLTQTAYGLFSDLLSIVSARKGK, from the coding sequence GTGATTAATAATAACTTAGAAAACAATATTGGCATAGTTAAATTTTCGTTAATAGGTTTTGGTAATGCTGCCCGTCGTTTAGCTGAACTGTTAATTGAGAAAGAGCAGGAGATAGCTCAAAAATACCAAACACGGTTTATATGCACTGCCATTGCTACTGCTAAACATGGAATAATAATTTCTGATAAAGAAATAAACCTGACTTTAGCATTAGCTAAAGTAAAATCCAATCAATCTTTGACTACATTAGACGGTGTTATCCCGCTATCAGATTCTTTTCAAGCTATTAGTAAAAGTTCTGCCGATATTATGATAGAAACTAGTATTTTAAGCTTAGAAAATGGCGAACCTGCTCTTAGTCATGTAAAACAAGCTTTACTAGCTCGTCAAGATGTTGTCACCGCTAACAAGGGGCCTCTAGCCTTTGCTGCCTCTGAACTACTAAAATTAGCAAAAGCTCAAGATCGCCATCTCTACTATGAATCAACTATGATGGATGGCACACCAGTTTTTAACCTAGTACGTCATACTTTACCATTAACAAAAATTCATAGAATAAAAGGTATTGTTAATAGCACAACAAACTTTATTTTAAGCGAAATGGAAGAAGGTAGAGATTTTGCTAGCGCGTTAACTAAAGCTCAAAATGTTGGTATTGCTGAAGCAGATGCTAGCCTAGACGTTGATGGTTGGGATGCAGCAGTTAAAGCTTGTGTGCTAGCTAATTGCTTAATGAATGGCGAACTTAAGCCAAAAGATGTTAATCGTTTAGGTATTGCTAATATTAGCATGGATGAAATTTCAATTGCTCAAAAGGCAGGAAAAAAAATTCGCTTAATTATGGACATCATTAATAACAATGGAAAAATATCAGCATCGGTTTTACCTACAGAAATTGACAAATCAGATGTTTTTTATACTATAGATGCTTTTTCTAATGTTTTAACCTTAGAGACTGACCTAATGGGAACTTTAACTATTATTGAAAAAGATCCAACACTCACCCAAACAGCTTATGGGTTATTTAGCGATTTGCTATCAATAGTTTCTGCTAGAAAGGGTAAATAA
- a CDS encoding hydrogenase maturation protease → MSLLVIGLGNEFRGDDIAGLLVVRKLKRLVADRQVDFYEHSGEASFLISLWSENAENSIVFIVDGVSSQDAIGTIHRFDLQQQTLATELFYSTHAFNLAEAIELARILNQLPKTIIFYGVTGKNFQIGSELSLELPKAIDKLVEQMVKEIENLDF, encoded by the coding sequence ATGTCTCTTTTAGTAATTGGTTTAGGTAATGAGTTTCGAGGTGATGACATAGCAGGTTTACTAGTAGTAAGAAAACTAAAACGGCTAGTTGCTGATCGCCAAGTTGATTTTTATGAGCATAGCGGCGAGGCTAGTTTTTTAATCTCGCTTTGGTCAGAAAATGCAGAGAATTCAATAGTTTTTATTGTAGATGGAGTTTCTAGCCAAGACGCAATTGGAACAATTCACCGTTTTGATTTACAACAACAAACTTTAGCAACTGAGCTTTTTTATTCTACACATGCTTTTAACTTGGCAGAAGCTATTGAGCTAGCGCGAATACTTAATCAGTTGCCTAAAACAATTATTTTTTATGGAGTAACAGGAAAAAACTTTCAAATAGGGTCAGAGCTTTCCTTAGAACTTCCAAAGGCAATAGACAAACTTGTAGAGCAAATGGTTAAGGAGATAGAAAATTTGGATTTTTAG
- a CDS encoding sterol desaturase family protein: protein MKEAILSKEPKTIWQKLWYFQAYLFYPPVLLWLMIKATIAVGWQHLIWTVALGVVIWMFIEYILHRWVFHQPEYGQWWSLLPWAHRTHHKHPRELSLIFAPVWFSLPISILVWLALSLIIGNGQIALLVLSGIWISYLWYEYVHYSAHCRQPKTRLMRYLKTYHLLHHHTNDPIWYGVTSPVIDHLFGTYQNLPGRKKA from the coding sequence ATGAAAGAAGCCATATTATCTAAAGAACCTAAAACCATTTGGCAAAAACTTTGGTATTTTCAAGCATATTTATTTTATCCACCAGTTTTATTATGGCTAATGATAAAGGCTACTATAGCAGTAGGTTGGCAACACTTAATTTGGACAGTTGCACTTGGGGTTGTAATTTGGATGTTTATTGAATATATTTTGCATCGTTGGGTATTTCATCAGCCAGAATATGGACAATGGTGGTCACTACTTCCTTGGGCGCATAGAACGCATCATAAACACCCTAGAGAGCTAAGTTTAATTTTTGCTCCTGTATGGTTTAGCCTTCCTATCAGCATTTTAGTTTGGCTAGCTTTAAGCTTGATTATTGGTAATGGTCAAATAGCCTTGTTGGTACTCTCAGGCATTTGGATTAGTTATTTATGGTATGAGTATGTTCATTATTCTGCTCATTGCCGCCAACCAAAAACTAGGTTAATGCGCTATCTAAAAACTTATCATCTACTACATCATCATACTAATGACCCTATTTGGTATGGTGTTACTTCACCTGTTATTGATCATTTATTTGGTACTTACCAAAATTTACCAGGACGGAAAAAAGCTTGA
- a CDS encoding response regulator, with the protein MLAANKECPVCQNHHNSSGISICPQSNHDGNDKSNCIPNKDLPAFTDLATLKTSLKLAALNNDIKSLRQTYLKLAQHFLHIEDLSEALLYFHKAELLEPNNLVNTSLKEIISIHIKLGQMDKTIRPIQQLAQLYVQSEETQAAKEYFENLLTTYSFDLNWLREVFSILDENALTVELSTIQQEKSSLGYSLQVSVATDETDDEIPFITDLVAIEEESSAYHTTLENSNLYSDNKTALKPPVFDLSESEEESFTSKESPIPIGNKFVTPKEMPKLPSPASRYTTGPLSLPTSISLDSSQEILRIETKPGFASRATGSFRPIERPSFKDLSVMVVDDDAAVRELLVELLKDMGCQVIEAIDGQEAIEKLREVKPNFIISDIVMPRRDGYGLFEYLQSDDNLTDIPFIFLTGRIEMDEKLQALQGGVEDYWLKPFDIEEIGIRLRRMLQKARMAGDVRGKLSEIPLPDLLQSLAAGNKSGVLRLSRSGRYGIIYIDQGRIIDAEFEDLAGKTAIYCLVNWCMDGGNFNFHSQLVERNTAIKQSIQGILILSTRRFGDYSNRSSFK; encoded by the coding sequence ATGCTAGCAGCTAACAAAGAGTGTCCCGTTTGCCAAAACCACCATAACAGCAGTGGTATATCAATTTGTCCTCAAAGTAATCATGATGGTAATGATAAATCCAATTGCATCCCTAACAAAGACCTCCCGGCATTTACAGATTTAGCAACATTAAAAACTAGTCTGAAGTTGGCAGCATTAAATAATGATATAAAAAGTTTACGTCAAACTTATCTAAAACTTGCTCAACATTTCTTACATATAGAAGACTTAAGTGAAGCCTTACTTTATTTTCATAAAGCAGAATTACTTGAACCAAACAATTTAGTTAATACATCACTAAAAGAAATAATTAGTATTCATATAAAATTAGGCCAAATGGATAAAACCATTAGACCAATTCAACAACTTGCCCAGCTTTATGTACAAAGTGAAGAAACACAAGCGGCAAAAGAATATTTTGAAAATTTATTAACTACTTATTCTTTTGATCTAAATTGGTTAAGAGAAGTTTTTTCTATATTAGACGAAAATGCTTTAACAGTAGAGTTATCAACTATTCAACAAGAAAAATCTTCTTTAGGTTACTCATTACAAGTTAGTGTAGCAACAGATGAAACAGATGATGAAATACCTTTTATTACTGACTTAGTTGCTATAGAAGAAGAATCTTCTGCTTATCACACAACGCTAGAAAATAGTAATTTATATAGCGATAATAAGACCGCGCTTAAGCCTCCTGTATTTGATTTATCAGAATCAGAAGAAGAATCCTTTACATCAAAAGAAAGTCCTATACCAATAGGAAACAAATTTGTTACACCTAAAGAAATGCCTAAGCTGCCTAGTCCGGCAAGCAGGTATACAACCGGCCCTTTAAGCTTGCCAACATCTATTAGCTTAGATTCTAGCCAAGAAATTTTGCGTATTGAAACAAAGCCTGGCTTTGCTTCGCGTGCTACAGGAAGTTTTCGACCAATAGAAAGACCTAGTTTTAAGGATCTATCTGTAATGGTAGTTGATGATGATGCAGCAGTTAGGGAGTTGCTAGTAGAGTTACTAAAAGACATGGGTTGCCAAGTTATAGAAGCTATAGATGGGCAAGAAGCTATAGAGAAATTAAGAGAAGTCAAGCCTAATTTTATTATCTCTGATATAGTAATGCCTCGTCGGGATGGCTATGGACTTTTTGAGTACCTGCAAAGTGATGATAATCTTACAGATATTCCTTTTATCTTTTTAACTGGTAGAATAGAAATGGATGAAAAACTTCAGGCTCTGCAAGGTGGGGTAGAAGATTACTGGTTAAAACCTTTTGATATTGAAGAGATAGGAATACGCTTACGTAGAATGTTGCAAAAAGCTCGTATGGCAGGTGATGTAAGAGGAAAACTTTCAGAAATTCCTCTTCCTGACCTGTTACAATCCTTGGCCGCAGGTAATAAGTCTGGAGTATTAAGACTATCTCGTTCAGGCCGTTATGGAATTATTTATATTGACCAAGGCCGCATTATTGATGCTGAATTTGAAGATCTAGCTGGTAAAACAGCTATTTATTGTTTGGTTAATTGGTGTATGGATGGAGGTAATTTTAATTTTCATAGCCAGCTAGTAGAACGAAATACAGCTATCAAACAAAGCATTCAAGGTATTTTAATTTTGTCTACAAGGAGATTTGGAGACTATTCAAACCGTAGTAGCTTTAAATAA
- a CDS encoding D-alanyl-D-alanine carboxypeptidase has translation MNTKIYTFFITLFLVFVLLPTDILTAKQKKKSQKNIKKSVPTAKVRYRAKQMRLRRVFVPVHGVLVQTLTGDTLLAQNAQTYFNPASVMKIATSITALETLGYNYKFNTEIYTNGDIDKDNTLNGDLIIVGSGDPSLFYENAFLIGENLSYLGIKKVTGNLLITNPFYLNFDTSVQRSAQELKLIFSPTNWTKSVQEAWTEYTENRPNAVFQGLEIIGSTQIISAGEIPIRKQLLLTHQSRNLLDILKMQNDYSNNFMAEVVGEKIGGPKVIEKFLIEKVKISPSQLEVASASGLGENKMTPIATLELLRYFYSSINKNGKNFDQLLPAAGVDAGTLDERFTSAELQGSVIAKTGTLIRQKASALVGIAYTKEKGPLFFAILNKDNVLHARRYQDEIITNLIYENGGPVAVRTTSSRFESSPNILINFNNK, from the coding sequence ATGAATACCAAAATTTATACTTTTTTTATTACCTTGTTTTTGGTTTTTGTCCTGCTACCAACAGATATTTTAACTGCAAAACAAAAAAAGAAGTCTCAAAAAAATATTAAAAAAAGTGTTCCTACAGCTAAAGTTCGTTATCGAGCAAAGCAGATGCGTTTAAGGCGTGTTTTTGTGCCTGTGCATGGAGTGCTGGTTCAAACATTAACAGGAGATACTTTACTTGCACAAAACGCCCAAACCTATTTTAATCCTGCTTCAGTAATGAAAATAGCTACTTCTATAACTGCTTTAGAAACATTAGGTTATAACTATAAATTTAATACAGAGATTTATACTAATGGTGACATAGATAAAGATAATACGCTTAATGGAGATTTAATTATTGTTGGTTCAGGGGATCCAAGTTTATTTTATGAAAATGCGTTTTTAATAGGAGAAAATTTATCTTATTTAGGAATTAAAAAAGTAACAGGAAATTTATTAATAACAAATCCTTTTTATCTTAATTTTGACACTTCTGTTCAACGATCAGCCCAGGAGTTAAAACTTATTTTTAGTCCTACTAACTGGACAAAATCTGTGCAAGAGGCCTGGACAGAGTACACTGAAAATAGACCTAATGCAGTATTTCAAGGTTTAGAAATTATAGGTTCAACACAAATTATTAGTGCTGGAGAAATACCTATAAGAAAACAGTTACTTTTAACGCATCAATCTCGTAATTTGTTAGATATATTAAAGATGCAAAATGATTATTCTAATAACTTTATGGCTGAAGTCGTAGGTGAGAAAATAGGCGGGCCAAAGGTAATAGAGAAGTTTTTGATCGAAAAAGTAAAAATTAGCCCTAGTCAACTAGAAGTAGCCTCTGCATCAGGACTTGGGGAAAATAAAATGACTCCTATAGCTACACTAGAGTTATTAAGATATTTTTATAGCTCAATTAATAAAAATGGTAAAAATTTTGATCAGCTTTTACCTGCTGCTGGGGTTGATGCTGGAACTTTAGATGAGCGATTTACTAGTGCAGAACTACAAGGGAGTGTAATTGCAAAAACAGGTACATTAATTAGGCAAAAGGCAAGTGCTTTAGTTGGAATAGCTTATACTAAAGAAAAAGGCCCATTGTTTTTTGCTATCCTTAACAAAGATAATGTTTTACACGCACGACGTTATCAGGATGAAATTATAACAAACTTAATTTATGAAAATGGCGGCCCTGTTGCTGTTCGTACTACTTCAAGTCGCTTTGAAAGCTCTCCAAATATATTGATCAATTTTAATAATAAATAA
- a CDS encoding GGDEF domain-containing protein, with amino-acid sequence MAKDKDLNFTQPLDQTIELRLADVRGAHQGSSHYYTLTVIEGRDFGCVFQLDKPESVLGRSEDVEIRVDDGKASRRHVLITVQEGEDIQSSRVTLVDLNSKNGTYINGERIAEVLLRNGDKISIGDTILKFEVKDRLDLSYHQRLYQQATRDALTGLWNRNHAQEELEKIVSVSGRHLRPFSILLFDIDFFKGINDNFGHDVGDAVLRLTSQTINDHLRSHDMAARYGGEEFLVLLPETSIEGAVIAGERLRQAIEAIDFSPHGCLRRVTISVGVAQYPVCGRTIEELTKQADEALYRAKQTGRNRVCLATIIPGFDE; translated from the coding sequence ATGGCTAAAGACAAAGACCTAAATTTTACACAACCTTTAGATCAAACTATTGAATTGCGACTTGCTGATGTGCGTGGTGCCCATCAAGGTAGCAGTCATTACTATACTTTGACTGTTATTGAAGGTCGTGATTTTGGTTGTGTTTTCCAACTAGACAAGCCAGAAAGCGTCCTTGGACGTAGCGAGGATGTAGAAATTCGTGTTGATGATGGGAAGGCTTCACGTCGCCATGTTTTAATTACAGTTCAAGAAGGCGAAGATATACAAAGTTCCCGCGTTACTTTAGTAGATCTTAACAGTAAAAATGGTACTTATATTAATGGTGAACGTATTGCTGAAGTATTACTAAGAAATGGTGATAAAATCAGCATTGGTGATACCATTCTAAAATTTGAAGTAAAAGATCGTTTAGATCTTTCCTACCACCAACGCCTTTACCAACAAGCAACAAGAGATGCCCTTACAGGTCTTTGGAACCGTAATCATGCTCAAGAAGAACTAGAAAAAATCGTGTCTGTTTCTGGTCGTCATCTGCGTCCATTTTCAATATTACTTTTTGATATAGATTTCTTTAAGGGTATTAATGATAACTTTGGTCATGATGTTGGTGATGCTGTTCTTAGATTAACCTCTCAAACTATCAATGATCATTTACGTTCCCACGATATGGCAGCCCGCTATGGCGGAGAAGAATTTTTGGTATTACTTCCAGAAACTAGTATTGAAGGTGCTGTAATTGCTGGTGAAAGATTGCGTCAAGCTATTGAAGCAATAGACTTTTCTCCTCATGGCTGTTTAAGACGTGTAACAATTAGTGTTGGTGTTGCTCAATACCCTGTTTGTGGACGTACAATAGAAGAACTAACTAAACAAGCCGATGAAGCTCTTTATAGAGCTAAACAAACAGGGCGCAATAGAGTATGTTTAGCTACCATTATTCCTGGGTTTGATGAATAA
- a CDS encoding HAD family hydrolase, with translation MWDLDGTIGNFEKLEKYRENLPTVEARPEIAPALEILSKIGFIHTVLTMATSTYAEIALKATGLRHFFAKVEGQGQRLKGDVIGIANDFGINPKNYAHKIMFIGDRMLLTSLDTQK, from the coding sequence GTGTGGGATTTAGATGGAACAATAGGTAATTTTGAAAAATTAGAAAAATATCGTGAAAATTTGCCTACTGTGGAAGCACGCCCAGAGATTGCACCAGCATTAGAAATTCTATCTAAAATAGGATTTATACATACCGTATTAACTATGGCTACTAGTACCTATGCAGAAATTGCATTAAAGGCTACAGGTCTACGCCACTTCTTTGCTAAAGTAGAAGGCCAAGGTCAAAGGCTTAAAGGTGATGTAATAGGTATTGCTAATGATTTTGGTATTAACCCTAAAAATTATGCTCATAAAATTATGTTTATTGGGGATAGAATGCTTTTGACGAGCCTAGACACTCAGAAGTAA